The proteins below come from a single uncultured Dethiosulfovibrio sp. genomic window:
- a CDS encoding GntR family transcriptional regulator, producing MERDRTPLREKVYNYLRSELAQGKLEPGRYIDMASMAESLNISKTPLRDALILLEADGIVTIYPRKGIMVNPVTVDTIRDIYQIGSGLESVLMISVFDYIAPVHINRMKDIIYQAMKDFELDDFSRAYDLNRLFHSVFHDLSVNVPLRKQLDDVYDRLFNFPARDFDSPEVKVEELGYWKEHTTIVELIENGKKKEAADFIRDVHWTLKEGYTKALHVLLPCKG from the coding sequence GTGGAAAGAGATAGGACTCCCCTCAGGGAGAAAGTATATAACTATCTGAGAAGTGAGCTGGCTCAGGGTAAGTTGGAGCCAGGCAGGTATATAGACATGGCTAGCATGGCGGAGAGCTTGAACATCAGCAAAACCCCTCTCAGAGACGCACTGATACTTCTGGAGGCCGACGGAATCGTCACCATATATCCCAGAAAGGGCATAATGGTCAACCCGGTTACCGTCGACACTATCAGGGATATCTATCAGATAGGGTCGGGGCTGGAATCGGTCCTGATGATATCGGTGTTCGACTATATCGCTCCGGTTCACATAAACAGGATGAAAGACATAATTTACCAGGCGATGAAGGATTTCGAGTTAGACGACTTCAGCCGGGCATACGACCTGAACAGGCTGTTCCACTCGGTCTTTCACGACCTGTCGGTAAACGTGCCTCTGAGAAAGCAGCTCGACGACGTCTACGACAGACTGTTCAACTTTCCCGCCAGGGATTTCGACTCTCCCGAGGTCAAGGTGGAGGAACTGGGCTACTGGAAGGAGCACACTACCATAGTGGAGCTCATAGAAAATGGAAAGAAGAAGGAGGCTGCCGACTTCATCCGGGATGTCCACTGGACCCTTAAGGAAGGTTACACCAAGGCCCTTCACGTCCTCCTGCCCTGCAAGGGGTAA
- a CDS encoding sodium:solute symporter family protein produces MLGFIDNVIILFFVTLILGIGYYFSKTAKNMESYYLANRSLPWSLVVGTLAASWYGGIGVVGTVGYAAVYGISTWTIWSIGAHLVRMPLALWVGPRIQIRTDITVPDLLESLYGRKVALIGAIMMFFVCAQIGEITAVGYIGQAAWGVSNVTAGTIMVIIVVVLTVLGGLMGVAVTDMIMFFCMVFGVTMVFPGLFTQIGGWEGLRQALGDNAALVDPTGGMGFWKAVMLVIFCFSPYADPTFYQRFSASNSPKVGRRALLTCFCIWIAFDIVICTTGVIVKALHPEAQPEVAYVQVVLANLPVGVRALFIVGLVGAIISTLDSYYLVGGTTLANDIYARYKGVGTLPQKTIVNYTRGAVVMLGVIGLSLAFKFTLVYDAFLFVGSIWMSAAFVPIVGGLVGKGRKTELGGLMGMLVGGATFGILKAFPDITVIEPLVLSLPASFVAWYIGNRFGVDRSDLSVR; encoded by the coding sequence ATGCTGGGTTTTATCGACAACGTTATCATACTGTTTTTCGTTACGCTCATTCTGGGGATAGGCTACTACTTTTCCAAGACCGCCAAAAACATGGAAAGCTACTATCTGGCCAACAGAAGCCTTCCCTGGTCCCTGGTGGTGGGGACATTAGCGGCATCGTGGTACGGAGGTATCGGGGTTGTGGGAACGGTGGGCTATGCGGCGGTCTACGGCATATCGACCTGGACGATCTGGTCCATAGGGGCACACCTGGTCAGGATGCCTCTGGCCCTATGGGTCGGCCCTAGGATACAGATAAGGACCGATATCACAGTGCCGGACCTGCTGGAGAGCCTTTACGGACGTAAAGTCGCCCTTATAGGGGCTATCATGATGTTCTTCGTCTGCGCCCAGATCGGGGAGATCACCGCAGTTGGCTACATCGGCCAGGCGGCCTGGGGGGTCAGCAACGTGACCGCTGGAACGATAATGGTTATCATCGTCGTGGTACTGACGGTCCTCGGAGGCCTTATGGGGGTGGCCGTCACCGACATGATTATGTTCTTCTGCATGGTGTTCGGGGTAACTATGGTATTTCCCGGCCTTTTCACCCAGATCGGTGGATGGGAGGGACTCAGACAGGCCCTGGGGGATAACGCGGCGCTCGTCGATCCTACAGGGGGAATGGGCTTCTGGAAGGCGGTCATGCTGGTCATATTCTGCTTCAGCCCCTACGCGGACCCCACTTTCTATCAACGTTTTTCCGCATCAAACTCGCCTAAGGTCGGTAGAAGGGCACTTTTAACCTGTTTCTGTATCTGGATAGCCTTCGACATAGTCATCTGCACCACCGGGGTCATAGTGAAGGCCCTCCACCCCGAGGCACAGCCGGAGGTGGCCTACGTTCAGGTGGTGTTGGCAAACCTTCCCGTTGGGGTGCGGGCGCTGTTTATAGTCGGCCTGGTAGGAGCGATCATATCCACACTGGACAGCTATTATCTGGTCGGTGGAACCACTCTGGCGAACGATATCTACGCCAGGTATAAGGGGGTTGGCACTCTACCTCAAAAAACCATAGTCAACTACACCAGGGGAGCGGTGGTGATGCTGGGGGTTATCGGCCTGTCCCTGGCCTTCAAGTTTACCCTAGTCTACGACGCATTTTTGTTCGTCGGCAGCATATGGATGTCGGCGGCCTTCGTCCCTATCGTCGGTGGTCTGGTGGGCAAAGGTCGAAAGACCGAGCTTGGCGGCCTGATGGGGATGTTGGTCGGAGGAGCCACCTTCGGCATACTCAAGGCCTTCCCGGACATAACCGTCATAGAGCCGCTGGTTCTTTCGCTGCCTGCGTCTTTCGTAGCCTGGTATATAGGAAACCGCTTCGGAGTGGACAGAAGCGACCTGTCTGTCCGATAG
- a CDS encoding aromatic amino acid ammonia-lyase, which yields MITEEIKKISWRQAPSISKVVLGGPISIEDVVAVARHGAKVEFGEEYIERVNHCRAHVDRFSKEEKAIYGITTGLGENWNRFISQEDREIVQRNHVLSHSCSVGEPLEEECVRAMMFVMLQHFGSGHTGMSMAPLKLLAGMLNAGVVPVVPGHGSVGYICYEAHIGSVLIGEGQAVYGGRRMRGSEALKASVLDPVVLSTKEGLTIVSGTTSVTAIGALGLYDSLMIAQTADVAGAMSLEVLKGTLMAMDPRIQEVRPHRHQGDTASNVRRLLEDSEIERTYRGHRVQDALSLRCIPQLHGAAKKVLTDGLETVSVELNSSVDNPLIFDTEDGGEALMGCNADGSYVGMACDCAIIALTGLAKMSERRLDRTVNHHVSELPAFLNANPGFNNGLMIPQYAAAGLLGEMKTLSHPSTVDNGFTCANQEDYTSMGANAAVKLYRGASLAKYILSVEILNACQAQDFYDIAPSPATKAVHDRVRQEVPKVEQDAFMSPLMEAIARMVKDGEILSAAESVTGPLEF from the coding sequence TTGATCACCGAAGAGATAAAAAAAATAAGCTGGCGTCAGGCTCCCTCCATATCGAAGGTTGTGTTAGGAGGGCCAATCTCCATCGAGGACGTGGTGGCGGTGGCCCGTCACGGTGCCAAGGTGGAATTCGGAGAGGAATATATAGAGAGGGTGAACCATTGCAGGGCCCACGTGGATCGTTTCTCCAAAGAGGAGAAAGCCATCTACGGCATAACCACAGGGCTGGGGGAGAACTGGAACAGGTTCATATCCCAGGAGGACAGGGAGATAGTTCAGAGAAACCACGTCCTTTCCCACTCCTGCTCGGTGGGAGAGCCTCTGGAGGAGGAGTGCGTAAGGGCCATGATGTTCGTCATGCTCCAGCACTTCGGATCGGGACACACGGGAATGAGCATGGCCCCTCTGAAGCTTTTGGCTGGAATGCTAAACGCTGGAGTCGTTCCGGTGGTACCAGGGCACGGATCGGTGGGCTATATATGCTACGAGGCCCATATCGGCTCGGTCCTCATAGGAGAGGGACAAGCGGTGTACGGTGGGCGGAGGATGAGGGGATCGGAGGCCCTGAAGGCTTCGGTACTGGATCCGGTGGTGCTATCCACCAAAGAAGGTCTGACTATAGTATCGGGAACCACCTCCGTTACCGCCATAGGGGCCCTTGGGCTATACGATTCCCTTATGATAGCCCAGACCGCCGACGTCGCAGGAGCCATGTCGCTGGAGGTTTTAAAGGGAACTCTGATGGCGATGGACCCAAGGATACAGGAGGTTCGGCCCCATAGACACCAAGGGGACACGGCCTCCAACGTCAGGCGACTCCTTGAGGACAGCGAAATCGAGAGGACCTATCGAGGACATCGGGTCCAGGACGCCCTATCCCTTCGGTGTATCCCCCAGCTGCACGGTGCGGCGAAGAAGGTACTCACCGACGGCCTTGAGACGGTATCGGTAGAACTTAACTCCTCGGTGGACAATCCCCTCATATTTGACACCGAAGACGGGGGCGAGGCCCTTATGGGATGCAACGCCGACGGGTCTTACGTGGGAATGGCCTGCGATTGCGCCATCATAGCCCTCACAGGCCTCGCCAAGATGTCCGAGAGGCGGCTGGACAGGACGGTGAACCACCACGTCAGCGAGCTTCCAGCCTTTTTGAACGCAAACCCCGGCTTCAACAACGGCCTGATGATCCCTCAGTACGCCGCCGCGGGGCTTTTAGGGGAGATGAAAACCTTAAGCCATCCTTCCACGGTGGATAACGGTTTCACCTGCGCCAACCAGGAGGACTATACCAGCATGGGAGCCAACGCGGCGGTCAAGCTCTACAGAGGGGCCTCTTTGGCAAAGTACATACTCTCGGTGGAGATCCTGAACGCCTGTCAGGCCCAGGATTTTTACGATATAGCCCCATCCCCCGCCACTAAGGCGGTTCACGACAGGGTCAGACAGGAGGTTCCGAAGGTGGAGCAGGACGCCTTTATGTCTCCCCTCATGGAGGCCATTGCGAGGATGGTGAAAGACGGCGAGATCCTCTCCGCCGCCGAGTCGGTGACAGGACCTCTGGAGTTTTAG
- a CDS encoding CGGC domain-containing protein, whose protein sequence is MSEIVRIGIFICNRYHTCAGGKCLRAMRNREGGFDRYEGKELQLVGYTTCDGCPGGNIEYAPGEMVKNGVDVIHFATGMIVGYPPCPRIDFFRRFIMEKYGIPVVTGTHPIPESYYTTHSALKTWESPMWKEIIAPVLTTEEMRLAYN, encoded by the coding sequence ATGTCCGAGATAGTTAGAATTGGCATCTTCATATGCAACAGGTATCACACCTGCGCCGGGGGAAAGTGTCTGAGGGCCATGAGAAACCGAGAGGGAGGTTTCGACAGATATGAGGGGAAGGAGCTCCAGCTGGTGGGTTACACCACCTGCGACGGCTGTCCCGGTGGGAATATCGAGTACGCCCCTGGGGAGATGGTGAAAAACGGGGTAGACGTAATACACTTTGCGACTGGGATGATAGTGGGATATCCTCCCTGCCCCAGGATAGATTTCTTCCGCCGGTTCATAATGGAGAAGTACGGCATACCGGTGGTCACAGGAACCCACCCCATCCCTGAAAGCTACTACACAACCCACTCCGCCCTCAAGACATGGGAGTCCCCTATGTGGAAGGAGATAATAGCCCCGGTCCTCACGACGGAGGAAATGCGACTGGCCTACAACTAA
- a CDS encoding helix-turn-helix domain-containing protein, with product MTRGERLRRARKDQGLTQTELARLSGIKQNTLSQAENDIIGLSIENWEKLSSVLGCHVGYLVAGEAHTQEAKGSSKSLSFSRWVDVPILDNSSVACAGNGVGGMAEVYADACESIMLPGELLGTVSVNADRRPFIVTVEGDSMEEAGIMDGCQVVVNPEEEVYDGDPALVSFGRNGDWAVKWVYWQRSGGVEIRSSSLKYPPRLFSDGDIQEGLFQLIGKVVRTLGKPRRGA from the coding sequence ATGACCAGAGGAGAGAGGCTCAGAAGGGCCAGAAAAGATCAAGGGCTAACTCAGACCGAGCTCGCCAGGCTCTCGGGGATAAAGCAAAACACCTTGAGCCAGGCGGAAAACGATATCATCGGGCTATCCATAGAGAATTGGGAAAAGTTATCGTCGGTGTTGGGTTGCCATGTCGGTTATCTGGTAGCAGGGGAAGCCCATACTCAGGAGGCAAAAGGCTCCTCCAAGAGCCTATCCTTCTCCCGTTGGGTGGACGTCCCTATCTTGGATAACTCGTCGGTGGCCTGTGCGGGAAACGGTGTTGGAGGGATGGCGGAGGTCTACGCAGATGCCTGCGAGTCCATCATGCTGCCCGGTGAGCTGTTGGGGACCGTCTCGGTCAACGCCGACAGAAGGCCTTTTATAGTCACCGTGGAGGGAGATAGCATGGAGGAGGCGGGCATAATGGACGGCTGCCAGGTGGTGGTAAATCCCGAGGAGGAGGTCTACGACGGCGATCCTGCCCTGGTGAGCTTCGGCCGCAACGGAGACTGGGCGGTCAAATGGGTTTACTGGCAAAGAAGCGGTGGGGTGGAGATTCGCTCCTCTTCCTTGAAGTATCCTCCCCGGCTCTTCTCCGACGGCGACATCCAGGAAGGGCTTTTTCAGCTCATAGGAAAGGTAGTCAGGACATTGGGAAAGCCTCGAAGAGGGGCTTAG
- a CDS encoding DMT family transporter: protein METAGILFALGASLCWGTVPVIYKLGMGKVLMEKMNAIRSFGFLGSSLIIFWLAGEGSMEGASWVILVGLASAVLLANVAGDLLFFIGIDAIGVGKATAVTCSYPLFVTVISVALLGESVTVMTLSATIAVIAGLVLLRSRSIAQVEGSGATLKGLVASLGAAFLWGGSLVVTRWAVLESDLGPAALNLWRGLFFMPISWGWWSCRYLSMDGKDRPDFFRTDGKSWIALVLAGALALSIGGFSITKAMILAPASLVSPIAATSPLIAAIWGRVLFSERLSPSQLLGVVLIIAGSVALTYS from the coding sequence ATGGAGACTGCGGGTATACTTTTCGCTTTAGGGGCCTCTTTATGTTGGGGAACCGTCCCGGTTATATACAAGCTCGGCATGGGCAAGGTGCTCATGGAGAAGATGAACGCCATAAGGTCCTTCGGATTTTTGGGCAGTTCCCTGATAATATTCTGGCTAGCCGGAGAGGGGTCCATGGAGGGTGCCAGCTGGGTCATACTGGTGGGATTGGCTTCGGCGGTGCTGTTGGCCAACGTGGCAGGGGACCTTCTCTTCTTCATCGGCATCGACGCTATCGGCGTAGGGAAGGCCACCGCCGTGACCTGTAGCTATCCTCTGTTTGTGACGGTCATATCGGTGGCTCTGCTGGGAGAGTCGGTCACCGTCATGACCCTGTCCGCGACGATAGCGGTTATAGCGGGCCTGGTCCTCCTGCGAAGTCGGTCTATCGCTCAGGTGGAAGGCTCGGGAGCTACCTTGAAAGGGCTCGTTGCATCCTTAGGGGCCGCCTTTCTGTGGGGTGGAAGTCTGGTGGTAACCAGGTGGGCGGTCCTTGAGAGCGACCTGGGACCGGCGGCACTCAACCTGTGGAGGGGCCTCTTTTTCATGCCCATATCCTGGGGATGGTGGAGCTGTCGGTATCTTTCGATGGACGGAAAAGACCGTCCCGATTTTTTTAGGACAGACGGTAAAAGTTGGATAGCCCTCGTCCTAGCCGGAGCCTTGGCCCTCTCCATAGGGGGCTTTTCCATCACCAAGGCGATGATCTTGGCTCCTGCCTCGCTGGTGAGTCCCATAGCGGCCACCAGTCCTCTGATAGCCGCTATATGGGGCAGGGTGCTTTTCTCTGAGAGGCTGTCTCCCTCTCAGCTCTTGGGTGTGGTGCTCATAATCGCTGGCTCGGTGGCCTTGACTTACTCTTAA
- a CDS encoding cupin domain-containing protein — MKDIELRDILEDIRSWTPHGSFPGVFTEKVIAGETTDGSATCLLVKIDANMEIGKHVHEDNTEIHYVLEGTGTCVLEGTEFPYSPGVLAVMPKGRLHSVSSEKGLKLLAIFTPRL; from the coding sequence ATGAAGGATATCGAGCTTAGAGACATTTTGGAGGACATCAGGAGTTGGACACCTCACGGAAGTTTTCCAGGGGTGTTCACCGAAAAGGTCATAGCAGGAGAAACGACCGATGGTTCTGCAACCTGCCTTTTGGTCAAAATCGACGCTAATATGGAGATAGGTAAACACGTACACGAGGATAACACCGAGATACACTACGTACTGGAGGGAACGGGAACCTGCGTCCTGGAGGGGACGGAATTTCCCTATTCGCCGGGGGTCTTGGCGGTAATGCCTAAAGGCCGACTACACAGTGTCAGCAGCGAGAAGGGGCTGAAGCTACTGGCGATTTTCACCCCTCGCCTGTAA
- a CDS encoding helix-turn-helix transcriptional regulator, whose protein sequence is MRKVEVSSCRCGEIVYGTMIKDSFPEHVHIHPCHGKVLSGRGWLVLEGNIVPLSKGMAYYIPPLCPHIIETDTELSYRIFSSRVEPFSWGDLMSLEYGQRFGITPIAENHEGVEGYDLCYEEMRNRMKKKGLSPSMLSHSFRDRWGISFRSWKISLRVSLVRTLLRDDAVPMMDVVMDAGFYDQSQMCHQFSRYMGLSPQSYRASVRAEVTGEG, encoded by the coding sequence TTGAGGAAAGTTGAAGTAAGTTCATGCCGATGTGGAGAGATAGTATATGGAACCATGATAAAAGATTCCTTTCCTGAGCACGTCCATATCCATCCCTGTCACGGCAAAGTTTTGTCGGGACGTGGCTGGCTGGTCTTGGAAGGGAATATAGTCCCTCTCTCGAAGGGAATGGCTTATTATATACCCCCTCTTTGTCCTCACATTATCGAGACCGATACCGAGCTGTCATACAGGATTTTCAGCTCCAGGGTGGAGCCTTTTTCCTGGGGAGATCTTATGTCCCTTGAATATGGACAACGGTTTGGCATAACTCCCATCGCAGAAAATCATGAGGGTGTGGAAGGATATGATCTATGCTACGAAGAGATGAGGAATAGAATGAAGAAAAAAGGGCTCAGCCCTTCCATGCTGAGCCACTCTTTTCGTGATAGGTGGGGCATCTCTTTTCGGTCGTGGAAGATCTCGCTGAGGGTGTCTTTAGTCCGCACCTTACTCAGAGATGACGCCGTTCCCATGATGGACGTCGTGATGGACGCTGGGTTCTACGACCAGAGCCAGATGTGCCATCAATTCAGCCGATATATGGGATTATCCCCTCAGAGCTACAGGGCCTCGGTTAGGGCTGAGGTTACAGGCGAGGGGTGA
- a CDS encoding phage holin family protein: MAMAGSLVRFIRLHRSEPFSWGEFLSGMIVAGFVGLVMACFCRGLRLSPWTSSAIIAMAGYSAGQILDYGQDLLLRWLERKTK, encoded by the coding sequence ATGGCTATGGCAGGATCTCTGGTTCGGTTTATCCGGCTTCACCGGTCTGAACCGTTTTCGTGGGGAGAATTCTTATCCGGGATGATCGTCGCTGGATTCGTGGGGTTGGTAATGGCCTGTTTCTGCCGCGGTCTTCGACTCTCACCATGGACCAGCTCAGCGATAATTGCCATGGCGGGGTACTCGGCAGGTCAGATCCTCGACTACGGACAGGACCTCCTTTTGCGATGGTTAGAGCGAAAAACAAAGTAG
- a CDS encoding N-acetylmuramoyl-L-alanine amidase, with translation MRIAIDPGHGGKDPGAVGGQLRESEVALAISLFLRDELVDGGHSILMTRETDVFITIGERCRLANTWKADLFLSIHCNAASSPQAHGMELLIFPGSARGRDLAGHIWGALRDIPGLRDRGIKPRGDLGVLRGTSMPAVLVETAFISNPENRRDHLETTHGRRRIAKAIAQGVAEWV, from the coding sequence ATGCGTATAGCGATAGACCCCGGGCACGGGGGTAAGGATCCAGGGGCCGTAGGAGGACAGCTTCGAGAGAGCGAGGTGGCGTTGGCCATCTCGCTTTTTTTGCGGGATGAACTGGTGGATGGAGGACACAGTATCCTGATGACCAGAGAAACGGACGTCTTCATCACGATTGGCGAGCGATGTCGACTAGCAAATACTTGGAAAGCCGACCTATTTCTTTCGATCCATTGCAATGCCGCCAGCTCTCCACAGGCTCACGGCATGGAGCTCCTGATTTTCCCCGGATCGGCTAGAGGCAGAGATCTCGCCGGTCATATCTGGGGGGCTCTGCGTGATATCCCTGGGCTTCGAGACCGAGGAATAAAGCCCCGTGGAGATCTGGGAGTCCTTCGAGGCACCTCCATGCCTGCGGTACTCGTGGAGACAGCATTTATCTCGAACCCGGAAAATCGGCGGGATCATCTGGAGACTACTCACGGTCGCAGAAGGATAGCAAAGGCGATTGCCCAGGGGGTGGCGGAGTGGGTGTAG
- a CDS encoding glycosyl hydrolase family 28-related protein has translation MSTQQGRVKVMRGAEVNRQTVTPNAGELIATTDLKEVYLGDGVTPGGVRVNPYNVVKAAANQTDPTVVGSLSWWITRMAGNDGTVLIMDPLSVTSDYTVPENICLKFEKGGKVVVAEGVTLTINGSIEAGLWHIFDGLGTVTGNPKIEFIYPEWFGAVGNGAFDDSPAFQKAVSWSSSAVSRIQTPPISGDAAWPHFGVYLSKKTYYLNTPVDSNTYMRLIGRGSIITCPEDGTMFVSGATYNHSSPQLNDDPGLGRAYRVLFEDVTFVGENVEAVHFNARNMDNARFQFDRCIFRCYTETNKKYTILIRSQSSRVVFNNCDVPASPNFLFTSVDFTHLTGGWFNGHGHGLIRQSTYVDNNNNGTAFITHGPDSRHMFIKDCVFIPEKDGSGVRDFLRWIDNYGHSIIIKDCHFGGENSGFPIIYQYRDGRFSIGNTSTANITIEDTQLAAGPLHTEKGVVVLMNGVLPGKYTFSGCQGLRDAPLVSSAGWDLARTKTDGTTTYTDSLLEAVVNSEGSSTTDPIRRWKVGGCSIIEKTCGIWGGGVPDSLKPFYRNLDSERRLAGTPFHKVISSPSKETEYELFKVLLIEIINSGHMQRSISFRLNVCVSASTPGVHTNSEYVSYNTQVLWNGALDPIVKVEKIDTLSCFTGYPSEQPSYIEGITVERRDLGAYTAFKIKLRADGTDIYEPKGIAVSITDVCSFSGNIIM, from the coding sequence ATGAGTACGCAGCAGGGTAGAGTCAAGGTTATGAGAGGTGCGGAGGTAAACCGCCAGACGGTCACTCCCAACGCTGGAGAGCTGATAGCCACGACGGACCTGAAGGAGGTCTATTTGGGCGATGGAGTAACTCCAGGAGGGGTAAGGGTGAACCCCTACAACGTGGTCAAAGCGGCAGCGAACCAGACAGACCCCACGGTGGTAGGCTCTCTGAGCTGGTGGATAACGCGCATGGCTGGCAACGATGGGACGGTCCTGATCATGGACCCCCTGTCCGTGACGTCAGACTACACGGTGCCAGAGAATATCTGCCTGAAGTTCGAGAAAGGCGGCAAAGTGGTAGTGGCCGAGGGAGTGACCCTGACCATAAACGGCTCGATAGAAGCCGGTTTATGGCATATTTTCGATGGCCTTGGAACAGTCACCGGAAACCCGAAAATTGAGTTCATCTACCCAGAGTGGTTTGGTGCTGTTGGAAATGGTGCTTTCGATGACAGCCCGGCATTTCAGAAGGCTGTGTCTTGGTCTAGCAGTGCTGTTAGTAGGATACAAACGCCCCCTATAAGTGGAGACGCTGCGTGGCCACACTTCGGCGTGTATTTAAGCAAGAAAACGTATTATCTGAACACTCCTGTAGATTCAAATACATACATGAGGCTAATAGGAAGGGGTAGTATCATTACCTGCCCCGAAGATGGGACGATGTTTGTTTCAGGTGCCACTTATAACCACTCAAGTCCACAACTAAACGATGACCCAGGGCTAGGGCGGGCATACCGAGTGCTGTTTGAAGATGTTACGTTTGTTGGAGAAAACGTGGAAGCTGTACATTTTAACGCTCGCAATATGGATAATGCACGATTCCAATTCGACAGGTGTATATTTCGTTGTTATACGGAAACCAATAAAAAATACACAATTCTTATTAGATCTCAAAGCTCACGCGTGGTATTCAATAACTGCGATGTCCCCGCATCACCAAATTTCCTCTTTACTTCTGTCGATTTTACTCACTTAACTGGTGGCTGGTTCAATGGTCATGGGCATGGACTCATAAGACAATCGACATATGTAGACAACAATAATAATGGTACGGCTTTTATAACCCACGGGCCAGACAGTAGACACATGTTTATTAAGGATTGCGTGTTTATACCAGAGAAAGACGGTAGCGGCGTTCGTGATTTCTTGCGGTGGATCGACAACTACGGCCACTCAATTATCATTAAGGACTGCCATTTTGGTGGAGAAAACAGTGGTTTCCCTATAATCTACCAATACAGAGATGGCAGGTTTAGCATAGGGAATACTTCGACGGCGAACATTACGATAGAAGATACACAACTTGCGGCAGGACCGCTTCATACTGAAAAGGGTGTTGTTGTTTTGATGAACGGCGTTTTGCCCGGTAAGTACACGTTCTCTGGGTGTCAAGGCTTGAGAGATGCCCCTCTAGTTTCATCGGCAGGATGGGATTTAGCGAGAACTAAAACAGATGGAACTACTACATATACAGACAGTTTGCTAGAGGCTGTTGTTAATTCTGAAGGCTCTAGTACCACCGATCCCATAAGAAGGTGGAAGGTAGGTGGTTGCTCAATAATTGAAAAGACATGTGGAATTTGGGGTGGTGGTGTTCCAGATAGCTTAAAACCTTTCTATAGAAATTTAGACTCAGAGCGGAGACTCGCCGGAACCCCTTTCCATAAAGTAATCAGCTCCCCATCAAAAGAAACTGAATACGAACTTTTCAAGGTGTTGCTAATTGAAATAATAAACTCGGGGCACATGCAGCGTTCCATTAGTTTCCGCCTTAATGTCTGCGTTTCAGCTAGTACCCCAGGGGTCCACACAAACTCTGAATATGTTTCCTATAACACCCAAGTTTTATGGAACGGCGCCCTAGACCCAATAGTAAAAGTGGAAAAGATTGATACCTTGTCTTGTTTCACAGGATATCCTTCTGAACAACCAAGTTACATCGAAGGTATAACCGTTGAACGTCGTGATTTAGGAGCGTACACAGCCTTCAAGATCAAATTAAGAGCTGACGGAACTGATATCTATGAACCAAAAGGAATAGCGGTATCAATTACTGATGTGTGTTCCTTTTCTGGAAACATAATAATGTAA